One Polaribacter sp. KT25b DNA segment encodes these proteins:
- the fsa gene encoding fructose-6-phosphate aldolase has protein sequence MKFFIDTANLEQIKEAQALGILDGVTTNPSLMAKEGITGEANIINHYKAICELVDGDVSAEVIATDFDGMVKEGEALAALNPQIVVKLPMIKDGVKACKYFSSKGIKTNVTLVFSAGQALLAAKAGATYVSPFIGRLDDISTDGMNLIEEIRLIYDNYGFETEILAASVRHTMHIINCAKLGADVMTGPLSAIEGLLKHPLTDSGLAKFLEDYKKGN, from the coding sequence ATGAAATTTTTCATAGATACTGCAAATTTAGAGCAAATTAAAGAAGCACAAGCTTTAGGAATTTTAGATGGTGTAACTACAAATCCGTCTTTAATGGCTAAAGAAGGCATTACTGGCGAAGCTAATATTATCAATCATTACAAAGCAATTTGTGAGTTAGTTGATGGCGATGTTTCTGCAGAAGTAATTGCTACAGATTTCGACGGAATGGTAAAAGAAGGTGAAGCTTTAGCTGCTTTAAATCCGCAAATTGTGGTAAAATTACCAATGATAAAGGATGGTGTAAAAGCGTGTAAATATTTCTCTTCTAAAGGAATTAAAACAAACGTAACCTTAGTGTTTTCTGCTGGTCAGGCTTTATTGGCAGCAAAAGCAGGTGCAACCTATGTTTCTCCGTTTATTGGTCGTTTAGACGATATTTCTACAGACGGAATGAATTTAATTGAAGAAATTCGTTTAATTTATGATAACTACGGTTTCGAAACTGAAATTTTAGCAGCTTCTGTGCGTCATACAATGCACATTATTAATTGTGCAAAATTAGGCGCGGATGTTATGACGGGACCTTTAAGTGCAATAGAAGGTTTGTTAAAACACCCTTTAACAGATAGTGGTTTGGCTAAATTTTTAGAAGATTACAAAAAAGGAAACTAA
- the menD gene encoding 2-succinyl-5-enolpyruvyl-6-hydroxy-3-cyclohexene-1-carboxylic-acid synthase, protein MGELKGAFPQKPLAQMVISACHQFHIDTVVISPGSRNAPLTIGFSNHTEIETLSVVDERCAAFFALGIAQQTKKPVAIVCTSGSALLNYYPAIAEAFYSNIPLVVISADRPKHLIDIGDGQTIRQENVFENHILFSANLVENEKFKTRNSQLIGEALQIATSQKGPVHINVPFDEPLYETVAELQEFHFPHISLSSLDNSHINYDNFSKIWNAAEKKMILVGVNYPDEGLHKLIDFYADDKSVLILTETTSNLYHKNAVNSIDQLIFSLEESQLQDLKPEILITFGGMIVSKKIKQFLRKQQPKHHWNIDERKAVNTFFCLSEFIQTKPVDFFSNFNKLILKKESNYQQKWLQLRDEKRVKHQQYLSKTVHSDFKVFEQILESIPKNSQLQISNSAIIRYAQLFTIDKTNTIFCNRGTSGIDGSTSTAIGAAFANKNQTVFITGDISFFYDSNALWNTNIPSNFRIILINNSGGGIFKILPGPKLTNALSFFETPHCLTAEHLCKMYEFEYQKAFSSESVTEELKGFYKTSEKPKILEIFTPSAENDLILTAYFKYIQ, encoded by the coding sequence ATGGGGGAATTAAAAGGGGCTTTTCCACAGAAACCTTTAGCACAAATGGTAATTTCGGCTTGTCATCAATTTCATATTGATACGGTTGTTATTTCTCCAGGTTCACGAAATGCGCCACTTACAATTGGTTTTTCTAACCATACAGAAATTGAAACATTAAGTGTTGTAGATGAGCGTTGTGCTGCTTTTTTTGCTTTGGGTATTGCGCAACAAACCAAAAAACCAGTGGCAATTGTTTGTACTTCTGGTTCTGCTTTGTTAAATTATTATCCTGCAATTGCAGAAGCTTTTTATAGCAATATTCCGTTAGTTGTAATTTCTGCAGACAGACCAAAACATTTAATTGATATTGGCGACGGACAAACAATTCGTCAAGAAAATGTGTTTGAAAATCATATTTTGTTTTCTGCAAATTTGGTAGAAAATGAAAAGTTTAAAACACGCAATTCTCAATTAATTGGCGAAGCTTTACAAATAGCAACCTCACAAAAAGGACCTGTGCATATAAATGTTCCTTTTGATGAGCCTTTGTATGAAACGGTCGCAGAATTGCAAGAATTTCATTTCCCTCATATTTCTTTAAGTTCTTTAGATAATTCTCATATAAATTATGATAATTTTTCTAAAATTTGGAATGCAGCTGAAAAGAAAATGATTTTAGTGGGAGTAAATTATCCTGATGAAGGTTTACACAAATTAATAGATTTTTATGCTGATGATAAATCTGTTTTAATATTAACAGAAACAACCTCAAATTTATATCATAAAAATGCTGTAAATTCAATAGATCAGCTTATTTTTTCTTTGGAAGAAAGTCAGTTGCAAGATTTAAAACCAGAAATTCTTATCACATTTGGAGGAATGATTGTTTCTAAAAAAATAAAACAATTTTTAAGAAAACAACAACCAAAACATCATTGGAATATTGATGAACGTAAAGCAGTAAATACATTCTTTTGTTTATCAGAATTTATACAAACAAAACCAGTAGATTTCTTTTCTAATTTCAACAAATTAATATTAAAAAAGGAAAGTAATTATCAGCAAAAATGGTTGCAACTTCGTGATGAAAAACGAGTAAAACATCAACAATATTTATCAAAAACAGTACATTCAGATTTTAAAGTTTTTGAACAAATTTTAGAAAGTATTCCAAAGAATTCTCAGTTGCAAATTAGTAACAGTGCTATTATTAGATATGCGCAGTTATTTACGATTGATAAAACAAACACTATTTTTTGTAATAGAGGAACAAGCGGAATTGATGGCAGCACAAGTACAGCAATAGGAGCAGCTTTTGCAAACAAAAATCAGACGGTTTTTATTACGGGTGATATCAGCTTTTTTTACGATTCTAATGCACTTTGGAATACTAATATTCCATCAAATTTTAGAATTATTTTAATTAATAATTCTGGCGGTGGAATTTTTAAAATTTTACCCGGACCAAAATTAACCAATGCATTGTCATTTTTTGAAACGCCACATTGTTTAACTGCAGAACATTTGTGTAAAATGTATGAGTTTGAGTATCAGAAAGCATTTTCATCCGAAAGTGTAACAGAAGAATTGAAAGGTTTCTATAAAACATCAGAAAAACCAAAAATTTTAGAAATTTTTACACCAAGTGCAGAAAATGATTTAATTTTAACAGCATATTTTAAATATATACAATAA
- a CDS encoding DNA-binding protein, with protein MDIQEHDDFEEVEMNLKEGDKVQLIIETETNLGYTVLINEEFDGLLFRSEVFQELEENMEVVGYIKNIREDGKIDVSLRPQGFRNVINSDVEKVLVKLKNSREGFLLLTDKSSPDSIRFHMKMSKKAFKKAVGNLYKQKLILIKEDRIELL; from the coding sequence ATGGATATACAAGAACACGACGATTTCGAAGAAGTAGAAATGAATTTGAAAGAAGGAGATAAAGTGCAGTTGATAATTGAGACTGAAACTAATTTAGGTTATACAGTTTTAATTAATGAAGAATTTGATGGTTTACTTTTTAGAAGTGAAGTTTTTCAAGAGTTAGAAGAAAACATGGAAGTTGTTGGTTATATCAAAAATATTAGAGAAGATGGTAAAATCGATGTTTCTTTAAGGCCACAAGGTTTTAGAAATGTCATAAATTCTGATGTAGAAAAAGTACTTGTAAAACTAAAAAATAGTAGGGAAGGTTTTTTATTATTAACAGATAAAAGTTCTCCTGATTCTATTCGTTTTCATATGAAAATGAGTAAAAAAGCATTTAAAAAAGCTGTTGGAAACTTATATAAACAAAAGCTTATTCTTATTAAAGAAGACAGAATAGAGCTTTTATAG
- a CDS encoding alpha/beta hydrolase-fold protein: MIKKSLTLLFILFCFCGYSQKIIQKNLESTFLDSDRSISIYIPEGYEKDSIKNYPLAIVLDEDYMFDIYVGNSILFSKKDKAPKQIVVGVSMKDTKGADVSFNRNTGELTASAQNFYTFIRDEVLFYMESTYRTSPFITLVGQGYSANLISHFLQEDTAFINSFICINPSFSDFIGGELQSYNLPKFGREDNTFYFYTNNSTSFSPEKQNKINQVQKGLSTLGIKNFNVNNDVITTSSSISAMSEAIPRALTKVFEVYSGITKEEYDKYIKELAPLDAISYLENKYLEIEFLFGTNLGIRESDIYAIENIIIEKENGDRLRDFGKMILKIFPSSPLGDYYIGKYYETGKMIKKAIRQYKIGYGKMDPSDPNADAYYENILRLGGQ; encoded by the coding sequence ATGATTAAGAAATCACTCACATTATTATTTATACTTTTTTGTTTCTGCGGATATTCTCAAAAAATAATTCAGAAAAACTTAGAATCAACTTTTTTAGATTCTGATAGAAGCATCAGCATTTATATTCCTGAAGGATATGAAAAAGACAGCATTAAAAATTATCCTTTAGCAATTGTATTAGATGAAGATTATATGTTTGACATTTATGTTGGCAACTCCATTTTATTTTCAAAAAAAGACAAAGCACCAAAACAAATTGTTGTTGGTGTTTCTATGAAAGATACCAAAGGTGCTGATGTTTCATTTAATAGAAACACTGGGGAATTAACTGCTAGTGCACAAAATTTCTACACTTTTATAAGAGATGAAGTGTTGTTTTATATGGAAAGCACTTACAGAACATCGCCATTTATCACTTTGGTTGGCCAAGGTTATTCCGCCAATTTAATCTCACACTTTTTACAAGAGGACACTGCTTTTATCAATTCTTTTATTTGTATAAATCCTAGTTTTTCTGATTTTATTGGTGGCGAATTACAATCTTACAATCTACCAAAATTTGGACGAGAAGACAATACATTTTATTTTTACACAAATAATTCCACATCATTTTCTCCCGAAAAGCAAAATAAAATTAATCAAGTTCAAAAAGGATTATCTACCTTAGGCATTAAAAACTTTAACGTTAATAACGATGTTATTACTACTTCTAGCTCAATTTCTGCTATGAGCGAGGCAATACCTAGAGCACTTACAAAAGTTTTTGAAGTCTATTCTGGAATCACAAAAGAAGAATATGATAAATACATTAAAGAACTAGCTCCTTTAGATGCAATTTCTTATTTAGAAAATAAATACCTAGAAATTGAATTTCTTTTTGGTACTAATTTAGGAATTAGAGAAAGCGACATTTACGCTATTGAAAACATAATTATTGAAAAAGAAAATGGAGATCGTTTGCGCGATTTTGGTAAAATGATTTTAAAAATATTTCCATCTTCTCCTTTAGGCGATTATTACATCGGTAAATATTACGAAACAGGAAAAATGATTAAAAAAGCAATAAGACAATACAAAATTGGTTACGGTAAAATGGATCCATCAGACCCAAATGCAGATGCTTATTATGAAAATATTTTAAGACTTGGTGGGCAGTAA
- a CDS encoding 1,4-dihydroxy-2-naphthoyl-CoA synthase, giving the protein MIQPEWKTVKEYEDITYKKCNGVARIAFNRPNVRNAFRPKTTKELYDAFYDAGEDVNIGVVLLSAEGPSTKDGVYSFCSGGDQKARGHQGYVGEDGYHRLNILEVQRLIRFMPKAVIAVVPGWAVGGGHSLHVVCDLTLASKEHAIFKQTDADVTSFDGGYGSAYLAKMVGQKKAREIFFLGRNYSAQEAYEMGMVNAVIPHDELESTAYEWAQEILAKSPTSIKMLKFAMNLTDDGMVGQQVFAGEATRLAYMTEEAKEGRDAFLEKRKPNFPKRWIP; this is encoded by the coding sequence ATGATACAACCCGAATGGAAAACTGTTAAAGAATATGAAGATATTACCTATAAAAAGTGTAATGGAGTTGCAAGGATAGCTTTTAACAGGCCAAATGTTAGAAATGCTTTTCGTCCAAAAACAACAAAAGAGTTGTATGATGCTTTTTATGATGCTGGAGAAGATGTTAATATTGGTGTGGTTTTATTGTCTGCCGAAGGACCAAGTACAAAAGATGGCGTGTATTCTTTCTGTTCTGGTGGAGATCAAAAAGCAAGAGGTCATCAAGGTTATGTTGGTGAAGATGGTTATCACAGATTAAATATTTTAGAAGTTCAACGTTTAATTCGTTTTATGCCAAAAGCAGTAATTGCTGTGGTTCCTGGTTGGGCAGTTGGTGGTGGACATAGTTTACATGTAGTTTGCGATTTAACGTTAGCGTCTAAAGAGCACGCAATTTTTAAACAAACAGATGCAGATGTAACTTCTTTTGACGGTGGTTATGGTTCTGCTTATTTGGCAAAAATGGTTGGTCAGAAAAAAGCTAGAGAAATTTTCTTTTTAGGAAGAAATTATTCTGCGCAAGAAGCATACGAAATGGGAATGGTAAATGCAGTTATTCCGCATGATGAATTAGAATCTACTGCTTATGAATGGGCGCAAGAAATTTTAGCGAAATCGCCAACATCCATAAAAATGTTAAAATTTGCAATGAATTTAACAGATGACGGAATGGTTGGTCAACAAGTTTTTGCAGGTGAGGCAACACGTTTAGCGTATATGACTGAAGAAGCAAAAGAAGGTAGAGATGCTTTTTTAGAAAAGAGAAAACCTAACTTTCCAAAAAGATGGATTCCATAG
- the purU gene encoding formyltetrahydrofolate deformylase, translated as MKSQVVSFLIKCPDQKGLVAKITSFFYEKGFNIVSSQQYVNAIENTYFMRIRLNADGTTLSKSELESSFLELATPLKIDWSVNYDDKKQNVAIMVSHTSHNLYDLLERSKEGRLACNVKMIISNHDKLRYIAEMFNVPFHYLPVTKETKLAQESQVIDLLDANEIDLIIMARYMQILSSDFINHYPEKIINIHHSFLPAFQGANPYKKAYERGVKLIGATAHYATEDLDEGPIIEQDVKPVTHESTPTTLKRIGADIEKLVLARAVKNHLNHQIIVSGNRAIVFPEAGE; from the coding sequence ATGAAATCACAAGTAGTATCTTTTTTAATAAAATGTCCAGATCAAAAAGGATTGGTAGCAAAAATTACCAGTTTCTTTTATGAAAAAGGATTCAATATAGTAAGTTCACAGCAATATGTAAATGCGATTGAGAACACCTATTTTATGCGAATTCGTTTAAATGCGGATGGAACCACACTTTCTAAAAGTGAGTTAGAAAGTAGTTTTTTAGAATTGGCAACTCCTTTAAAGATAGATTGGTCTGTAAATTATGATGATAAAAAGCAAAATGTTGCCATTATGGTTTCGCATACAAGTCATAATTTATATGATTTGCTAGAGCGTTCTAAAGAAGGACGATTGGCCTGTAATGTAAAAATGATTATTAGTAATCATGATAAGTTAAGATATATTGCAGAAATGTTTAATGTCCCTTTTCATTATTTACCGGTTACTAAGGAAACGAAGTTGGCGCAAGAATCTCAGGTAATTGATTTGTTAGATGCTAATGAAATCGATTTGATAATTATGGCTAGATATATGCAAATTTTGTCTTCGGATTTTATCAATCATTATCCAGAGAAAATTATCAATATTCACCATTCTTTTTTACCTGCTTTTCAAGGAGCAAACCCTTATAAAAAAGCATACGAAAGAGGTGTGAAGTTAATTGGTGCTACAGCACATTATGCAACAGAAGACTTAGATGAAGGGCCAATTATTGAGCAAGATGTAAAACCTGTAACGCACGAAAGTACGCCAACAACTTTAAAGAGGATTGGTGCAGATATCGAAAAATTGGTGTTAGCAAGAGCGGTGAAAAACCATTTAAATCATCAAATAATTGTTTCAGGAAATAGAGCCATTGTTTTTCCGGAAGCGGGAGAGTAA
- a CDS encoding fumarylacetoacetate hydrolase family protein, with protein sequence MKIICIGRNYAKHIEELANERPENPVVFLKPDSAILPRKNPFFIPPFSDDVHYEVEVLVKINKVGKHIDAKFAHKYYDEIGLGIDFTARDVQAKCKEKGLPWEKAKAFDGSAVVGEFYPKEEFDLDNLKFQLFKNDEIVQDGNTNAMLWKTDELIAYVSQYFTLKKGDIIFTGTPAGVGRVVENDTLKGVIEGKEAFNIRVK encoded by the coding sequence ATGAAAATAATTTGTATTGGGCGCAATTACGCAAAACACATAGAAGAATTAGCAAACGAAAGACCAGAAAATCCTGTTGTTTTTTTGAAGCCAGATTCTGCTATTTTACCAAGAAAAAATCCGTTTTTTATTCCGCCATTTTCTGATGATGTTCATTATGAAGTAGAAGTTTTGGTGAAAATAAATAAAGTAGGTAAACATATTGATGCAAAATTTGCTCATAAATATTATGATGAAATTGGTTTAGGAATCGATTTTACAGCAAGAGATGTGCAAGCAAAATGCAAAGAAAAAGGTTTGCCTTGGGAAAAAGCAAAAGCTTTTGATGGAAGTGCAGTTGTAGGAGAATTTTATCCGAAGGAAGAATTTGATTTAGATAATTTAAAGTTTCAATTATTTAAGAATGATGAAATTGTTCAAGATGGAAATACAAATGCTATGTTATGGAAAACTGATGAGCTGATTGCTTATGTTTCTCAATATTTCACCTTAAAAAAAGGAGATATTATTTTTACAGGAACACCAGCAGGAGTTGGTAGAGTTGTGGAAAACGATACATTAAAAGGTGTAATAGAAGGTAAGGAAGCTTTTAATATTAGAGTAAAGTAA
- a CDS encoding competence/damage-inducible protein A gives MKAEIITIGDEILIGQIVDTNSQFIGIELNKIGVSVYQITSIQDDKQHILNALKEAQERVDIVILTGGLGPTKDDITKKTIAEYFNDDKLIEYPEVIAHIKEMFKKLDHPFNEVQRYQAQLPSKATLLKNNFGTAPGMWFYENNTVFISLPGVPYEMKGLITNEVLPRIQKQFKLPFIIHKTIMTYGAGESMIAERIENFENNLPSYIKLAYLPSFGKVRLRLSAKGDTKEILEKELNEKVAEVYALIPEIITGLDDNGTIEKRIGELLAEKGKTISTAESLTGGKIASTIVSVPGASTYYKGSIVAYSSEVKNSLLNVSKETIEKYSVVSKEVALAMAKGAKQKLKTNYAIAVTGNAGPTTDLTDKSVGVVFIALATDTGVYVEEFNFGQPRERVIEKTVNKSLEMLLKEILKN, from the coding sequence ATGAAAGCAGAAATAATAACGATAGGAGATGAAATTCTTATTGGTCAAATTGTAGATACAAATTCTCAATTTATTGGGATAGAATTAAATAAAATCGGAGTTTCAGTTTATCAAATAACTTCCATTCAAGATGATAAACAACATATTTTAAATGCTTTAAAAGAAGCGCAAGAAAGAGTAGATATTGTAATTTTAACAGGAGGTTTAGGTCCTACAAAAGATGATATCACCAAAAAAACAATTGCCGAGTATTTTAATGATGATAAGCTCATAGAATATCCAGAAGTAATAGCACATATAAAAGAGATGTTCAAAAAACTAGATCATCCATTTAATGAGGTTCAAAGATATCAAGCGCAATTGCCATCAAAAGCTACTTTATTAAAGAATAATTTTGGTACAGCGCCAGGAATGTGGTTTTATGAAAATAATACTGTCTTTATATCGCTACCAGGTGTTCCTTATGAAATGAAAGGTTTAATTACCAATGAAGTTTTACCAAGAATTCAAAAACAATTTAAGTTGCCTTTTATCATTCATAAAACAATTATGACGTATGGAGCAGGTGAAAGTATGATTGCAGAAAGAATAGAAAATTTTGAAAACAATTTACCATCCTATATAAAGTTAGCGTATTTGCCATCATTTGGTAAAGTTCGTTTGCGTTTATCCGCCAAAGGCGATACAAAAGAAATTCTTGAAAAAGAGTTAAATGAAAAAGTAGCAGAAGTTTATGCATTAATTCCAGAAATTATAACAGGTTTGGATGATAATGGTACGATAGAAAAAAGAATAGGAGAGTTGCTTGCAGAAAAAGGAAAAACGATTTCTACAGCAGAAAGTTTAACTGGCGGAAAAATTGCGTCAACAATAGTTTCAGTTCCTGGAGCTTCTACCTATTATAAAGGTAGTATTGTAGCCTATTCATCAGAAGTTAAAAATAGTTTGCTAAATGTTTCAAAAGAAACGATAGAAAAGTATTCTGTGGTTAGTAAAGAGGTTGCTTTGGCAATGGCAAAAGGAGCAAAACAAAAGTTAAAAACAAATTATGCAATTGCAGTAACAGGAAACGCTGGGCCAACAACAGACCTTACAGATAAAAGTGTGGGTGTTGTTTTTATTGCATTAGCAACAGATACAGGTGTTTACGTAGAAGAGTTTAACTTTGGGCAACCAAGAGAAAGAGTCATTGAAAAAACGGTAAATAAGTCGTTAGAGATGCTTCTAAAAGAAATATTAAAAAATTAA
- the rpmB gene encoding 50S ribosomal protein L28 yields the protein MSRVCELTGKKAMVGNNVSHAMNRTKRTFDANLMTKRFYIPEEDKWITLKISASALKNINKKGISAVIKEAKANGFLTK from the coding sequence ATGTCTAGAGTTTGTGAATTAACAGGGAAAAAAGCAATGGTTGGGAACAATGTTTCTCATGCTATGAATAGAACAAAGAGAACATTTGACGCTAATCTAATGACCAAGCGTTTTTATATTCCAGAAGAAGATAAATGGATTACATTAAAAATATCTGCTTCAGCTTTAAAAAATATTAACAAGAAAGGAATTTCTGCAGTTATTAAAGAAGCGAAAGCTAACGGATTTTTAACAAAATAA
- the rpmG gene encoding 50S ribosomal protein L33, producing the protein MAKKGNRVQVILECTEHKASGERGTSRYITTKNKKNTPDRMEIKKFNPILKKMTVHKEIK; encoded by the coding sequence ATGGCAAAAAAAGGAAACAGAGTTCAAGTAATTTTAGAGTGTACAGAGCACAAAGCTTCAGGAGAAAGAGGTACTTCTAGATATATAACTACAAAGAACAAAAAGAACACTCCAGATAGAATGGAAATTAAAAAATTCAATCCTATCTTAAAGAAAATGACTGTTCACAAAGAAATTAAATAA
- a CDS encoding DUF4295 domain-containing protein, whose protein sequence is MAKKTVASLQTSSKRLTKAIKMVKSPKSGAYTFVETIIIPEKVNEFLAKK, encoded by the coding sequence ATGGCAAAAAAAACAGTTGCATCGTTACAAACATCTTCAAAAAGATTAACTAAAGCTATAAAAATGGTTAAATCTCCAAAATCTGGAGCTTATACATTTGTGGAAACGATTATTATACCAGAAAAAGTAAATGAATTTTTAGCAAAAAAGTAA
- the ftsY gene encoding signal recognition particle-docking protein FtsY: MSFFKKIFSKEKKETLDKGLEKSKESFFGKLSKAVAGKSKVDDDVLDNLEEILVASDVGVNTTLKIITRIEERVAKDKYVGTDELNRILREEIAGLLSETNVGNETDFTIPANKKPYVIMVVGVNGVGKTTTIGKLASQFKKQGLKVVLGAADTFRAAAIDQLQVWADRTNVPIIRQEMGSDPASVAFDTLTSAVTQNADVVIIDTAGRLHNKVNLMNELTKIKRVMQKVVADAPHDVLLVLDGSTGQNAFEQAKQFTLATEVTSLAVTKLDGTAKGGVVIGISDQFKIPVKYIGVGEGIDDLQVFNKHEFVDSFFK, translated from the coding sequence ATGAGTTTTTTTAAAAAAATATTTTCGAAAGAAAAAAAAGAAACCTTAGATAAAGGTTTAGAAAAATCGAAAGAAAGTTTCTTTGGTAAATTATCGAAAGCAGTTGCAGGAAAATCTAAAGTAGATGATGATGTTTTAGATAATTTAGAAGAAATTTTAGTAGCATCAGATGTTGGTGTAAATACAACACTAAAAATTATTACCAGAATAGAAGAAAGAGTTGCTAAAGATAAATATGTTGGTACAGACGAATTAAATAGAATTCTACGCGAAGAAATTGCAGGTCTTTTATCTGAAACTAATGTTGGTAACGAAACCGATTTTACAATTCCTGCAAACAAAAAACCGTATGTAATAATGGTTGTTGGTGTAAACGGCGTTGGTAAAACTACCACAATTGGTAAGTTGGCAAGTCAGTTTAAAAAACAAGGATTAAAAGTAGTTTTAGGAGCCGCAGATACTTTTAGAGCCGCAGCAATAGATCAGTTACAAGTTTGGGCAGATAGAACAAATGTGCCAATTATTCGTCAAGAAATGGGTTCTGATCCTGCTTCTGTAGCTTTTGATACCTTAACATCTGCCGTTACTCAAAATGCCGATGTTGTAATTATTGATACTGCTGGTCGTTTGCATAATAAAGTGAACTTAATGAACGAGTTAACGAAGATTAAACGTGTGATGCAAAAAGTGGTAGCAGATGCGCCACATGATGTTTTATTAGTTTTAGATGGTTCTACAGGTCAGAATGCATTTGAACAAGCAAAACAATTTACATTAGCAACTGAAGTTACTTCTTTAGCAGTTACAAAATTAGACGGAACAGCAAAAGGCGGAGTTGTAATTGGAATTTCAGACCAGTTTAAAATTCCTGTAAAATATATTGGAGTAGGAGAAGGAATAGACGATTTACAAGTTTTTAACAAACATGAGTTTGTAGATTCTTTTTTTAAATAG